The genomic region ACGCGGTCCTGACCGTCCGCACCGACCGCGGCGACTTCATTCTCGACAATCTCGATACCCGCGTTCTCGCCTGGAACAAGACCGACTACACCTACCTGAAGCGCCAGTCGACCACGAACACCGGCAGCTGGGTCTCGATCAAGGGCGACCGTGAGCTGCTCGTCGGCAGCATCAAGAACTGATCAAAAAGAAAAATTGAAGAAGGACGGGCCGCCAGTCTCCCTCTGGTCCCGTCCTTTTTCATTTCACACAGGTTCCAGGCCGCGCATGAAGGACCGTGCCTTCTCGACATAATGCTCTGCCGAAGCCTTCAGCTTTTCAACCGCCGCCTCGTCCAGTTCCCGAAGAACCATTGCAGGAGAACCGACGACCAGCGAGTTATCCGGTATTACCTTGCCCTCGGTGACTAGCGCCCCTGCCCCGATCAGGCAGTTCTTTCCGATTCTCGCACCATTGAGAACAATGGCGCCCATGCCGATCAGTGTGTTTTCACCCACCGTGCAGCCATGGAGTATGGCTCGATGCCCGATGGTGCACCCCGCCCCGACCGTCAGCGGAAAGCCGATATCGGTATGCATGATGGTGTGTTCCTGAACATTGGTATCGTCGCCGATGGTGATAGGCTCATTATCGCCCCGCAAAACGGCGCCGAACCAGAATCCGGCATTTTCACCCACGACGATCTTGCCGATCAGGGTCGCATCGGGCGCGATCCAGTTGCTGCTGCGATCCACGAATTGCGGCTTGTGCCCGTTATAAGCATAGATCGGCATGTGCTTTCCTCCATCAGCAAACTCGATATTGAATCGCTAAGCTGTTTCAGGTCGCCAGACAAGCACGGTTTCACGCTCTGTTAACCATAGAAGACAGATATTCGAGCCAAATGGAAACAGCACCCGATTACACCGCCTCGAAAATGGGCAACCGCCTCTTCGGCTGGCTGCTGTTGGCCGTTGTCGCGCTGGTCCTCCTTTCGATCGCCGTGAATATCGGAGGGCGTCTGCTCGGTCCGCTGATTGCCCGGGGCGGTCATTCCGACAGCACGCAGGCTTATGAGATCATCATCGGCAACAATGTCCTCTCGATTCCCGCCAATATGATCCGCTTTTCGAATCAGCGGCGCGACGGAGTGACGGGCCGCCTCGATCTTTACGCCCGCTGGCCGGGCCTTACCGGCTATACGGAACGCGACCGCGCCATCTTCAACCTTCTTACCCCGAAACGGCACCTGATTTTCATGTCCATCGAGCAGCGCACCATGTCCCGCGACATGAGCGGACGTTACCTCCCGATCTACGCTGAACTGATAGAGTCCGACGGAAAAGCCGCTCCCGGAAACCTGACGGTACACCGGTTTCTGGAAAACAGCGGCTACAAGGGCGAGGAGCTGGTGCTCTCCGACACCAGCAACGGCAAGCCGGAATTTGTCACGCGATGCCTTGCCGACAACGCAGCAGAAAGCTTCAATTCGTGCGAACGCGACGTCCAGTTCGGGCGCGACTTGCAGATCCTCTATCGATTCCCCCGATCCATGTTGGGCGACTGGAAGTCACTGGACAAGGCGGTCGTCGATTTCGCCAATACTCATCTTCTTGATGGCAAACGCGCCAACTGATTCCGGACGAGCGTGATTGAGTGCCGAAGGCCCGGAGAGCCTGTTCAATCGTGGCTTACTGGAGCGGCATCAGCTGTCTCGAGCGCTCCTGTTCGCCCATCAATTCCTGAAATGCTCGTTGTCCCTCTCCGCCGAACTTGACCTGGTTCAACGGAACCCCGCTCATGACATGCTCCTCGGTGGCGCTTAGAACGATTTCCAGCTTCATCATTTCTGCCGATCCGAGCAGCTTCCAGCATCCTTTTCCAACGGGCAGGGAAAAGTTGCTTTCCTTGACGTAGACTGCGACGGCGTGAGCGCCATCGCATTTAGCGACACTTGGAGGTTCATCCAGAATCTCGATCACCGACAGGGAGCCGTCGTCCTGCTCGGTTTCGATGGTGCCTAGAACTTCTGCCCGCGCCGGAAACGACAGGCCGATCAGGAGGACGGTGAGTGAAAAGCGGAATTTCATGAAGTCGCACCGAAATCAGTCGCAGATTTCATAACTGCTCAGTTCAGCATGCCGGACAAGGTCAGAGCGGCGGCAATGATCTTCATGCATCCTCGCAAGCGTGTTTCAACAACAAAACGCCCTCTCCATGGGAAAGGGCGTCAAGAGCATTCCTGCATGGGCATCGGCGTCGTCTGCGACGCGCTTGCCGCTGCGATCAAAGATCGACGTCGAGAATTGCCATCGAGAAATTGTAGGAGAGTTCGCCTTCGTCCTCATCCTTGTAGATCAGGCCCAGGAATTCGTCCTCGAGATAAAGCTCGGCGGAGTCGTTCTTGCGCGGGCGTGCCTTGACCTGCAGGCCGGGATTGTTGAAGGTCCGTTTGAAATAGGCATCCAGTTTTTTGAGTTCTTCGGGTTTCAACCGGCTTCTCCTGATATTGAATTGAGCCGGTTTATTGCACCCGGCATTTTCTTATGTAAACCCCTGACATCGACTATCCCAAGGGGCGTGGCCAGCTAATCGCCGCTTGCATCACAATATAGGCCGCCTGCGGGAGAAAACCAGCAAGCGGCCCGATTTCCTTGACATCGGTTGCCCTCAGTGATGGAAAATGGATCTAGATTCCGTCGCCCAGCATCTGGTCCATGACACGGGAAGGTTCCGCGCAGCCCGTGTCGCCCATGATCCGGGCAGGCACACCAGCGACGGTGACATTGTTGGGAACGGGTTTCAAAACCACCGATCCGGCTGCGATTTTCGAACAATGGCCGACTTCGATATTGCCGAGAATTTTCGCCCCCGCGCCGATCAGCACGCCATGGCGGATTTTCGGATGACGGTCCCCGCTCGATTTGCCCGTACCGCCCAGCGTAACCCCGTGGAGGATCGACACATTGTCTTCGATCAGGGCCGTCTCGCCCACGACAAGGCCGGTCGCATGATCGAGGAAGAGTCCGCTGCCGAGCCGCGCCGCCGGATGAATATCGGTCTGGAAGATCGATGAGGAACGGCTTTGCAGGTAATAGGCGAAATCCTTGCGGCCTTCATGGTAAAGCCAGTGCGCTAGGCGGTGGGTCTGTATCGCATGGAAACCCTTCAGATAAAGGATCGGGTCCATGAAGCGGCTATAGGCCGGATCGCGATCATAAACCGCCTGAATATCGACGCGGACAATCTGCGACCAATCTGGATTGGCATCCAGCATGGCATCAAAGGTCTGGCGTAGAATATCGGCGCTCAGGTCGGCATGGCCGAGACGCTCGGAAATGCGATGCATGACCGCATCTTCCAGGCTAGGCTGGTTGAGGATCGTGGCATAGAGGAACGTGCCCAGAACGGGATCATTCTTGGCCGCCTCCTCCGCTTCGGCACGGATGGAATGCCAGATAGGATCGACCTGACCCAGACCGGGGGTCGCTTTCGCTGATGTGCGAACGGACATATGCATACTCCAGTTTTGCACCGCGCGAGGGAAGAAACAGCCGTGCTTTCGCTCTGTCCCCGCACCGCAATACGAGTTCGGCGCGCAGCATACAGCATTTCCAGCAAAAGTGTGAAACGGTTTTGCGTTCGGAAATGCGTACTTGCAAATAGCAATCCCCGGTTGTCCGGAGGATTGGCTTAAAATGCCTTGCCTTCACACCGCCGAGTTTGGCGCAACTCCAAGGCGGACGCTTTGCTAAGGATCAAACTTCCGTCAGAGCGGGTTTTCTTTCAAAAACCCAAGCACTGCCTGCTTGTAGACCTTGTCGCCAACGGCCAGCATGTGGTCGCGGCCCGGAATGTCAACCGCCTGTCCATTCGGCAGAAGATCGGCGAGTTCCTGTGCGCTGCCGGCAATATCGTCGGTCGTGCCGACTGCAACGAGAATAGGCTGCATGATGCGCGCAATCGCGGCAGCCGGAACAAGTTCCTTGGAGGTGATCACGCAGGCTGCAAGGGCGATACGGTCGCTCCTGGTCTGGTCGGCGAATTTGCGGAACATCTGGCCACGCGGATGCATGATCGTCGTCGGGTCTTCGGCAAGCAGCGCCTCTCCAATCGGCTCCCAGTCGCCCGCGCCCGTGACCATGCCGATGCCAAGGCCACCGAAAACGGCACTGTGAACGCGCTCGGGATGTTCCAGCGCCAGAAATGCCGAGATGCGCGCGCCCATGGAATAGCCCATGACATGCGCCTTTTCGATGCCGAGATGATCGAGAAGCGCTGCCGCATCCGCCGCCATCTTGGTCGGCGTGTATTCGTCCGCATCATGGGGCTTCGCTGAAAGCCCGTGCCCGCGATTATCGATGGCAATCACGCGATATCCGGCTTCGGTCAGCGTTCGGAACCAGCCGGGCGAAACCCAGTTGACCAGACTTGACGACGCAAAGCCGTGAATGAGCAGGATCGGATCGCCTTCACCGTCCTGACGATAGGCCAGGCGCAGGCCGTCATGTTCGAAATATT from Brucella intermedia LMG 3301 harbors:
- the cysE gene encoding serine O-acetyltransferase encodes the protein MSVRTSAKATPGLGQVDPIWHSIRAEAEEAAKNDPVLGTFLYATILNQPSLEDAVMHRISERLGHADLSADILRQTFDAMLDANPDWSQIVRVDIQAVYDRDPAYSRFMDPILYLKGFHAIQTHRLAHWLYHEGRKDFAYYLQSRSSSIFQTDIHPAARLGSGLFLDHATGLVVGETALIEDNVSILHGVTLGGTGKSSGDRHPKIRHGVLIGAGAKILGNIEVGHCSKIAAGSVVLKPVPNNVTVAGVPARIMGDTGCAEPSRVMDQMLGDGI
- a CDS encoding gamma carbonic anhydrase family protein — encoded protein: MPIYAYNGHKPQFVDRSSNWIAPDATLIGKIVVGENAGFWFGAVLRGDNEPITIGDDTNVQEHTIMHTDIGFPLTVGAGCTIGHRAILHGCTVGENTLIGMGAIVLNGARIGKNCLIGAGALVTEGKVIPDNSLVVGSPAMVLRELDEAAVEKLKASAEHYVEKARSFMRGLEPV
- a CDS encoding DUF3126 family protein, which produces MKPEELKKLDAYFKRTFNNPGLQVKARPRKNDSAELYLEDEFLGLIYKDEDEGELSYNFSMAILDVDL
- a CDS encoding alpha/beta fold hydrolase, translated to MSALDIEYFEHDGLRLAYRQDGEGDPILLIHGFASSSLVNWVSPGWFRTLTEAGYRVIAIDNRGHGLSAKPHDADEYTPTKMAADAAALLDHLGIEKAHVMGYSMGARISAFLALEHPERVHSAVFGGLGIGMVTGAGDWEPIGEALLAEDPTTIMHPRGQMFRKFADQTRSDRIALAACVITSKELVPAAAIARIMQPILVAVGTTDDIAGSAQELADLLPNGQAVDIPGRDHMLAVGDKVYKQAVLGFLKENPL